From the genome of Manduca sexta isolate Smith_Timp_Sample1 chromosome 14, JHU_Msex_v1.0, whole genome shotgun sequence, one region includes:
- the LOC115456110 gene encoding uncharacterized protein LOC115456110 isoform X2, which translates to MESRSAPPSPDEPGEAVFSSRCGRYPHPPSLQRTFASCRESVRPRPHHRHAASEPARPDDHVLTTAEVHDYPSSESGIAADCPQAHTSNADDSPSYDRSDYEGHSSYSLRHTPEFHHTLDCKRRPGDYNRSHTPDYSHGHGPDCERAHGRSQTSRRPHRKHRREEDEEAQSLDERCARDLDEILPARLAAVNLSREPPPQSWNRSNIAATMERFEPVDYSYAYYDHHLSMPSSSRKANRQRGRGGLSRDRSARHNYVTRYGTEENIYEEITDGSRTCPKHRYAPRQSLVSLDRSVVEEEVRRVESRHKRILGELNLSVEAMLMPECESPDSERAEDRDNIEELLRVGPTDELLSPASCNPPDLDSGFSGSSSGASYVGSLRRKPTGSVPHLPAVAYGTRGAGVRILGAEECGARCSRDMPSPRSSSCGDAKSSGFWNKKSWKKISGFSSSNSINKAGLTVTPTENWWCRWIP; encoded by the exons ATGGAATCACGAAGCGCGCCGCCAAGCCCCGACGAGCCGGGGGAGGCGGTGTTCAGTTCTCGCTGCGGACGCTATCCTCACCCGCCGTCGCTGCAAAGAACTTTTGCAAGTTGTCGAGAATCGGTACGACCCAGGCCGCATCACCGCCACGCCGCGTCCGAGCCAGCGCGACCCGACGACCATGTGTTGACAACAGCCGAAGTACACGACTACCCTTCATCGGAATCCGGAATTGCTGCCGATTGCCCGCAAGCTCACACGAGCAATGCCGACGACAGTCCGTCATATGACAGATCTGATTATGAGGGCCACTCAAGCTATAGTCTTAGGCATACGCCAGAGTTCCACCATACGCTTGATTGCAAGCGGAGGCCTGGAGATTATAACCGCAGTCACACTCCAGATTATAGTCATGGTCACGGACCCGACTGCGAACGAGCCCATGGACGATCACAAACGTCTCGACGTCCTCACAGAAAACATAGGCGAGAGGAAGACGAGGAGGCGCAATCACTTGACGAACGCTGCGCTCGAGATCTCGACGAAATCTTACCCGCAAGACTTGCCGCTGTTAATTTATCGAGGGAACCGCCACCGCAGTCATGGAACAGAAGTAACATAGCAGCTACGATGGAGAGGTTTGAGCCCGTTGATTATTCATACGCTTATTACGACCACCATTTATCTATGCCCTCATCGTCAAGAAAAGCAAATCGCCAGCGCGGTCGCGGCGGCTTATCGCGGGACCGATCTGCTCGTCACAATTATGTCACAAGGTATGGCACCGAAGAAAACATTTATGAAGAAATTACGGATGGATCCAGAACTTGTCCTAAACACCGATACGCTCCTCGACAATCCCTCGTGTCATTAGACAGAAGTGTCGTCGAAGAGGAAGTTCGTCGCGTGGAGTCGAGGCACAAACGAATTTTGGGAGAACTTAATCTTAGTGTAGAGGCGATGTTAATGCCCGAATGCGAATCCCCAGATTCGGAACGAGCGGAGGATAGAGATAACATTGAAGAATTACTACGAGTGGGTCCGACCGACGAGTTACTTTCGCCGGCAAGCTGTAATCCTCCTGATTTAGATAGTGGGTTTAGTGGAAGTAGTAGTGGCGCGAGTTATGTTGGTAGCCTGCGGCGAAAACCTACAGGGTCAGTGCCACATTTGCCAGCTGTCGCGTATGGTACGCGCGGAGCTGGTGTTCGGATCCTCGGAGCAGAAGAGTGCGGAGCACGATGCTCGAGAGATATGCCCTCCCCACGAAGCTCCAGCTGTGGCGATGCGAAATCTAGTGGATTTTGGAATAAGAAATCTTGGAAGAAAATATCTGGATTCTCCAGTTCCAACAGCATCAATAAAGCGGGTCTGACAG TTACTCCAACGGAAAACTGGTGGTGCCGTTGGATTCCATAG
- the LOC115456110 gene encoding uncharacterized protein LOC115456110 isoform X1 — protein sequence MESRSAPPSPDEPGEAVFSSRCGRYPHPPSLQRTFASCRESVRPRPHHRHAASEPARPDDHVLTTAEVHDYPSSESGIAADCPQAHTSNADDSPSYDRSDYEGHSSYSLRHTPEFHHTLDCKRRPGDYNRSHTPDYSHGHGPDCERAHGRSQTSRRPHRKHRREEDEEAQSLDERCARDLDEILPARLAAVNLSREPPPQSWNRSNIAATMERFEPVDYSYAYYDHHLSMPSSSRKANRQRGRGGLSRDRSARHNYVTRYGTEENIYEEITDGSRTCPKHRYAPRQSLVSLDRSVVEEEVRRVESRHKRILGELNLSVEAMLMPECESPDSERAEDRDNIEELLRVGPTDELLSPASCNPPDLDSGFSGSSSGASYVGSLRRKPTGSVPHLPAVAYGTRGAGVRILGAEECGARCSRDMPSPRSSSCGDAKSSGFWNKKSWKKISGFSSSNSINKAGLTGLLVRYTFRRKSGSQGSQGKRRAEPVKCDACLSQRC from the exons ATGGAATCACGAAGCGCGCCGCCAAGCCCCGACGAGCCGGGGGAGGCGGTGTTCAGTTCTCGCTGCGGACGCTATCCTCACCCGCCGTCGCTGCAAAGAACTTTTGCAAGTTGTCGAGAATCGGTACGACCCAGGCCGCATCACCGCCACGCCGCGTCCGAGCCAGCGCGACCCGACGACCATGTGTTGACAACAGCCGAAGTACACGACTACCCTTCATCGGAATCCGGAATTGCTGCCGATTGCCCGCAAGCTCACACGAGCAATGCCGACGACAGTCCGTCATATGACAGATCTGATTATGAGGGCCACTCAAGCTATAGTCTTAGGCATACGCCAGAGTTCCACCATACGCTTGATTGCAAGCGGAGGCCTGGAGATTATAACCGCAGTCACACTCCAGATTATAGTCATGGTCACGGACCCGACTGCGAACGAGCCCATGGACGATCACAAACGTCTCGACGTCCTCACAGAAAACATAGGCGAGAGGAAGACGAGGAGGCGCAATCACTTGACGAACGCTGCGCTCGAGATCTCGACGAAATCTTACCCGCAAGACTTGCCGCTGTTAATTTATCGAGGGAACCGCCACCGCAGTCATGGAACAGAAGTAACATAGCAGCTACGATGGAGAGGTTTGAGCCCGTTGATTATTCATACGCTTATTACGACCACCATTTATCTATGCCCTCATCGTCAAGAAAAGCAAATCGCCAGCGCGGTCGCGGCGGCTTATCGCGGGACCGATCTGCTCGTCACAATTATGTCACAAGGTATGGCACCGAAGAAAACATTTATGAAGAAATTACGGATGGATCCAGAACTTGTCCTAAACACCGATACGCTCCTCGACAATCCCTCGTGTCATTAGACAGAAGTGTCGTCGAAGAGGAAGTTCGTCGCGTGGAGTCGAGGCACAAACGAATTTTGGGAGAACTTAATCTTAGTGTAGAGGCGATGTTAATGCCCGAATGCGAATCCCCAGATTCGGAACGAGCGGAGGATAGAGATAACATTGAAGAATTACTACGAGTGGGTCCGACCGACGAGTTACTTTCGCCGGCAAGCTGTAATCCTCCTGATTTAGATAGTGGGTTTAGTGGAAGTAGTAGTGGCGCGAGTTATGTTGGTAGCCTGCGGCGAAAACCTACAGGGTCAGTGCCACATTTGCCAGCTGTCGCGTATGGTACGCGCGGAGCTGGTGTTCGGATCCTCGGAGCAGAAGAGTGCGGAGCACGATGCTCGAGAGATATGCCCTCCCCACGAAGCTCCAGCTGTGGCGATGCGAAATCTAGTGGATTTTGGAATAAGAAATCTTGGAAGAAAATATCTGGATTCTCCAGTTCCAACAGCATCAATAAAGCGGGTCTGACAG GTCTGCTCGTTAGGTACACTTTCCGGCGTAAGTCCGGCTCGCAGGGCTCTCAGGGCAAGCGACGAGCAGAGCCCGTCAAATGCGATGCGTGCCTCTCACAACGATGTTAG